A genome region from Triticum aestivum cultivar Chinese Spring chromosome 2B, IWGSC CS RefSeq v2.1, whole genome shotgun sequence includes the following:
- the LOC123046783 gene encoding uncharacterized protein isoform X3, with the protein MEGWLNQMGMIRIAVLSSFAAHLVLILLAGIRRRTASGGRMLLLWLAYQLANWAAAYALGNLSFGSRLEEQPQLVAFWAPFLLQHLGGPDNISAYSLEDNVLSGRQALNAFVQVGGAIYVVYKHIYLGGGDRALLRASIIILAVGVAKYVERVFALRRGNLGNIRSSNKKKKLSRFTDVSGSRKGTVLDNEQALMVAHNMFPFCQRAMTDSSVNMDSPELDASREMFSFGWESMCKVVEMELSLMYDILYTKAAMVHTWGGYLIRFLSPIATVTAFVLFLFYSKDGQRREDLVITYTLLAATFILDVRWLFGAVGSTWMHMFLQARPRCWLHHNVLCSGSGIWRRLRRVIVSLHRGRLAFLMAPSSYRMWSGTIGQYSLLHECTRTCDTTTLCGRAAKKIGLEEGWNEHRHSESEGLKLSEDVKRLVFERVRKILKSTYEVDKDEEAAYSMNDVTTFWGQAAAKRRRRKLQRFRLAFGREFQEDILVWHIATQVFLTSDDGKLYAETKHAKAIKALSEYLMFLVAVRRHMLPGLVLRSLYEVTKESLQDVWRDEVGTSSIQGSGSTASGREEKLARILRDKKDADSEWGLEHDKTRLVSDGANIAMVLLSADESEMPELLELIFNVWVDKLLYAGTRCSRESHARQLSRGGELTTIVWILAEHAGPFQIGQRGPDNKKQEPCPPPPPPLPPLPMYTPERPPWWSIVIPPPPPPPPMVEQPKKEEPHPPPAPMESKQKPYPPRPHRERRRYATLYPVD; encoded by the coding sequence ATGGAAGGATGGCTGAACCAGATGGGGATGATCCGGATAGCGGTCCTTTCAAGCTTTGCTGCACATCTTGTTCTCATCCTCCTTGCCGGGATTCGTCGGCGTACAGCCTCCGGTGGGCGGATGCTCCTTCTGTGGCTGGCATACCAGCTGGCCAACTGGGCCGCGGCGTATGCCCTTGGTAACCTGTCCTTCGGCAGCAGGTTGGAGGAGCAGCCGCAGCTGGTCGCGTTCTGGGCGCCATTCCTCTTGCAGCATCTCGGCGGCCCGGACAACATTAGCGCCTACTCCCTCGAGGACAATGTGCTGTCAGGGCGGCAAGCACTCAATGCCTTCGTGCAGGTCGGGGGAGCCATTTATGTCGTGTACAAGCACATATACCTTGGCGGTGGCGACAGAGCTTTGCTTCGGGCATCCATCATCATTCTCGCCGTCGGTGTTGCCAAGTATGTGGAGAGGGTGTTCGCACTACGGCGAGGCAACTTGGGCAACATCCGGAGCTCAAACAAGAAGAAGAAACTAAGCAGATTCACTGATGTCTCGGGCTCCAGAAAGGGAACTGTGCTGGACAATGAGCAAGCCCTGATGGTTGCCCACAACATGTTCCCGTTCTGCCAGCGTGCAATGACTGATTCTTCTGTCAACATGGATTCACCTGAACTTGATGCAAGCAGAGAAATGTTCTCTTTTGGGTGGGAGAGTATGTGCAAGGTGGTGGAGATGGAGCTTTCTCTCATGTACGACATCCTCTACACCAAGGCAGCCATGGTCCACACCTGGGGCGGCTACTTGATCCGTTTTCTTTCGCCAATCGCCACCGTCACGGCATTTGTTCTGTTTCTGTTCTACAGCAAAGACGGCCAGAGGAGAGAAGATCTGGTCATTACCTACACCTTGCTGGCAGCTACCTTCATCCTGGACGTGAGATGGCTGTTTGGGGCAGTTGGGTCTACCTGGATGCACATGTTCCTGCAGGCTAGGCCACGGTGCTGGCTTCACCACAATGTTTTGTGCTCTGGGTCTGGGATATGGCGTCGCCTCCGCCGTGTCATCGTGTCTCTGCACCGTGGCCGGCTAGCCTTTCTCATGGCGCCGAGCAGCTACAGAATGTGGTCGGGCACCATTGGGCAGTACAGCCTGCTGCACGAGTGCACTCGTACCTGTGACACGACAACTCTGTGCGGGAGAGCAGCCAAGAAAATTGGATTGGAAGAGGGTTGGAACGAACACCGGCACTCTGAGTCTGAAGGTCTTAAGCTTTCAGAAGATGTCAAGAGGTTGGTGTTCGAACGTGTACGGAAGATACTCAAGTCAACATACGAGGTCGACAAGGATGAGGAGGCTGCATATTCCATGAATGACGTTACGACATTCTGGGGTCAGGCGGCAGCCAAGAGGCGCCGGAGGAAACTGCAGAGATTCCGGCTGGCATTTGGCCGTGAGTTCCAGGAGGACATCCTTGTGTGGCACATCGCCACGCAAGTTTTCCTCACGAGTGATGATGGCAAGTTGTATGCAGAGACGAAACATGCCAAGGCGATCAAGGCGCTGTCAGAGTACCTCATGTTCCTCGTCGCCGTGCGCCGGCACATGCTACCGGGCCTTGTTCTCCGCAGCCTGTACGAAGTAACCAAGGAGTCCTTGCAGGATGTATGGCGTGATGAGGTTGGGACCAGTTCCATTCAAGGTTCCGGTTCGACGGCGAGCGGCAGAGAAGAGAAGCTTGCCAGAATCCTCCGTGACAAGAAGGACGCAGACAGCGAGTGGGGTCTGGAGCATGATAAAACTCGTCTGGTCTCCGACGGAGCTAATATTGCCATGGTGCTGCTCAGTGCCGATGAGTCAGAGATGCCAGAACTGCTGGAGCTCATCTTCAACGTGTGGGTGGACAAGCTGCTGTATGCGGGCACCCGATGCAGCCGGGAATCCCATGCCAGGCAGCTCAGCCGTGGTGGTGAGCTCACGACCATCGTGTGGATTTTGGCAGAACATGCTGGCCCATTTCAGATCGGCCAACGCGGCCCAGATAATAAAAAACAGGAACCttgtccgccaccgccgccgccactgccgccgctACCCATGTATACGCCGGAGAGACCGCCATGGTGGAGCATAGTGAttccgccaccgccacctccaccgccGATGGTCGAACAACCCAAAAAGGAGGAACCTCATCCACCGCCGGCGCCGATGGAAAGCAAACAGAAACCATATCCGCCACGGCCGCATCGTGAGAGGAGAAGGTATGCTACGCTATATCCAGTGGACTGA
- the LOC123046783 gene encoding uncharacterized protein isoform X1, with the protein MECRSPPSLLSSPRGGSTPKKKNHAAWTTTAVSASCQRYPGHPVPPATTDEDEIGGSRIARRPKGQHSAGEMEGWLNQMGMIRIAVLSSFAAHLVLILLAGIRRRTASGGRMLLLWLAYQLANWAAAYALGNLSFGSRLEEQPQLVAFWAPFLLQHLGGPDNISAYSLEDNVLSGRQALNAFVQVGGAIYVVYKHIYLGGGDRALLRASIIILAVGVAKYVERVFALRRGNLGNIRSSNKKKKLSRFTDVSGSRKGTVLDNEQALMVAHNMFPFCQRAMTDSSVNMDSPELDASREMFSFGWESMCKVVEMELSLMYDILYTKAAMVHTWGGYLIRFLSPIATVTAFVLFLFYSKDGQRREDLVITYTLLAATFILDVRWLFGAVGSTWMHMFLQARPRCWLHHNVLCSGSGIWRRLRRVIVSLHRGRLAFLMAPSSYRMWSGTIGQYSLLHECTRTCDTTTLCGRAAKKIGLEEGWNEHRHSESEGLKLSEDVKRLVFERVRKILKSTYEVDKDEEAAYSMNDVTTFWGQAAAKRRRRKLQRFRLAFGREFQEDILVWHIATQVFLTSDDGKLYAETKHAKAIKALSEYLMFLVAVRRHMLPGLVLRSLYEVTKESLQDVWRDEVGTSSIQGSGSTASGREEKLARILRDKKDADSEWGLEHDKTRLVSDGANIAMVLLSADESEMPELLELIFNVWVDKLLYAGTRCSRESHARQLSRGGELTTIVWILAEHAGPFQIGQRGPDNKKQEPCPPPPPPLPPLPMYTPERPPWWSIVIPPPPPPPPMVEQPKKEEPHPPPAPMESKQKPYPPRPHRERRRYATLYPVD; encoded by the exons ATGGAGTGTCGCTCTCCTCCGTCTCTACTCTCAAGTCCACGCGGGGGGTCAACCCCCAAAAAAAAGAATCACGCGGCGTGGACGACTACTGCTGTCAGTGCGTCATGTCAGCGCTACCCAGGCCACCCCGTCCCTCCGGCGACGACCGACGAGGACGAGATAGGTGGCTCAAGGATCGCCCGCCGTCCAAAAGGCCAGCACAG TGCAGGAGAAATGGAAGGATGGCTGAACCAGATGGGGATGATCCGGATAGCGGTCCTTTCAAGCTTTGCTGCACATCTTGTTCTCATCCTCCTTGCCGGGATTCGTCGGCGTACAGCCTCCGGTGGGCGGATGCTCCTTCTGTGGCTGGCATACCAGCTGGCCAACTGGGCCGCGGCGTATGCCCTTGGTAACCTGTCCTTCGGCAGCAGGTTGGAGGAGCAGCCGCAGCTGGTCGCGTTCTGGGCGCCATTCCTCTTGCAGCATCTCGGCGGCCCGGACAACATTAGCGCCTACTCCCTCGAGGACAATGTGCTGTCAGGGCGGCAAGCACTCAATGCCTTCGTGCAGGTCGGGGGAGCCATTTATGTCGTGTACAAGCACATATACCTTGGCGGTGGCGACAGAGCTTTGCTTCGGGCATCCATCATCATTCTCGCCGTCGGTGTTGCCAAGTATGTGGAGAGGGTGTTCGCACTACGGCGAGGCAACTTGGGCAACATCCGGAGCTCAAACAAGAAGAAGAAACTAAGCAGATTCACTGATGTCTCGGGCTCCAGAAAGGGAACTGTGCTGGACAATGAGCAAGCCCTGATGGTTGCCCACAACATGTTCCCGTTCTGCCAGCGTGCAATGACTGATTCTTCTGTCAACATGGATTCACCTGAACTTGATGCAAGCAGAGAAATGTTCTCTTTTGGGTGGGAGAGTATGTGCAAGGTGGTGGAGATGGAGCTTTCTCTCATGTACGACATCCTCTACACCAAGGCAGCCATGGTCCACACCTGGGGCGGCTACTTGATCCGTTTTCTTTCGCCAATCGCCACCGTCACGGCATTTGTTCTGTTTCTGTTCTACAGCAAAGACGGCCAGAGGAGAGAAGATCTGGTCATTACCTACACCTTGCTGGCAGCTACCTTCATCCTGGACGTGAGATGGCTGTTTGGGGCAGTTGGGTCTACCTGGATGCACATGTTCCTGCAGGCTAGGCCACGGTGCTGGCTTCACCACAATGTTTTGTGCTCTGGGTCTGGGATATGGCGTCGCCTCCGCCGTGTCATCGTGTCTCTGCACCGTGGCCGGCTAGCCTTTCTCATGGCGCCGAGCAGCTACAGAATGTGGTCGGGCACCATTGGGCAGTACAGCCTGCTGCACGAGTGCACTCGTACCTGTGACACGACAACTCTGTGCGGGAGAGCAGCCAAGAAAATTGGATTGGAAGAGGGTTGGAACGAACACCGGCACTCTGAGTCTGAAGGTCTTAAGCTTTCAGAAGATGTCAAGAGGTTGGTGTTCGAACGTGTACGGAAGATACTCAAGTCAACATACGAGGTCGACAAGGATGAGGAGGCTGCATATTCCATGAATGACGTTACGACATTCTGGGGTCAGGCGGCAGCCAAGAGGCGCCGGAGGAAACTGCAGAGATTCCGGCTGGCATTTGGCCGTGAGTTCCAGGAGGACATCCTTGTGTGGCACATCGCCACGCAAGTTTTCCTCACGAGTGATGATGGCAAGTTGTATGCAGAGACGAAACATGCCAAGGCGATCAAGGCGCTGTCAGAGTACCTCATGTTCCTCGTCGCCGTGCGCCGGCACATGCTACCGGGCCTTGTTCTCCGCAGCCTGTACGAAGTAACCAAGGAGTCCTTGCAGGATGTATGGCGTGATGAGGTTGGGACCAGTTCCATTCAAGGTTCCGGTTCGACGGCGAGCGGCAGAGAAGAGAAGCTTGCCAGAATCCTCCGTGACAAGAAGGACGCAGACAGCGAGTGGGGTCTGGAGCATGATAAAACTCGTCTGGTCTCCGACGGAGCTAATATTGCCATGGTGCTGCTCAGTGCCGATGAGTCAGAGATGCCAGAACTGCTGGAGCTCATCTTCAACGTGTGGGTGGACAAGCTGCTGTATGCGGGCACCCGATGCAGCCGGGAATCCCATGCCAGGCAGCTCAGCCGTGGTGGTGAGCTCACGACCATCGTGTGGATTTTGGCAGAACATGCTGGCCCATTTCAGATCGGCCAACGCGGCCCAGATAATAAAAAACAGGAACCttgtccgccaccgccgccgccactgccgccgctACCCATGTATACGCCGGAGAGACCGCCATGGTGGAGCATAGTGAttccgccaccgccacctccaccgccGATGGTCGAACAACCCAAAAAGGAGGAACCTCATCCACCGCCGGCGCCGATGGAAAGCAAACAGAAACCATATCCGCCACGGCCGCATCGTGAGAGGAGAAGGTATGCTACGCTATATCCAGTGGACTGA
- the LOC123046783 gene encoding uncharacterized protein isoform X2, translated as MGSGEMEGWLNQMGMIRIAVLSSFAAHLVLILLAGIRRRTASGGRMLLLWLAYQLANWAAAYALGNLSFGSRLEEQPQLVAFWAPFLLQHLGGPDNISAYSLEDNVLSGRQALNAFVQVGGAIYVVYKHIYLGGGDRALLRASIIILAVGVAKYVERVFALRRGNLGNIRSSNKKKKLSRFTDVSGSRKGTVLDNEQALMVAHNMFPFCQRAMTDSSVNMDSPELDASREMFSFGWESMCKVVEMELSLMYDILYTKAAMVHTWGGYLIRFLSPIATVTAFVLFLFYSKDGQRREDLVITYTLLAATFILDVRWLFGAVGSTWMHMFLQARPRCWLHHNVLCSGSGIWRRLRRVIVSLHRGRLAFLMAPSSYRMWSGTIGQYSLLHECTRTCDTTTLCGRAAKKIGLEEGWNEHRHSESEGLKLSEDVKRLVFERVRKILKSTYEVDKDEEAAYSMNDVTTFWGQAAAKRRRRKLQRFRLAFGREFQEDILVWHIATQVFLTSDDGKLYAETKHAKAIKALSEYLMFLVAVRRHMLPGLVLRSLYEVTKESLQDVWRDEVGTSSIQGSGSTASGREEKLARILRDKKDADSEWGLEHDKTRLVSDGANIAMVLLSADESEMPELLELIFNVWVDKLLYAGTRCSRESHARQLSRGGELTTIVWILAEHAGPFQIGQRGPDNKKQEPCPPPPPPLPPLPMYTPERPPWWSIVIPPPPPPPPMVEQPKKEEPHPPPAPMESKQKPYPPRPHRERRRYATLYPVD; from the exons ATGGGCTCCG GAGAAATGGAAGGATGGCTGAACCAGATGGGGATGATCCGGATAGCGGTCCTTTCAAGCTTTGCTGCACATCTTGTTCTCATCCTCCTTGCCGGGATTCGTCGGCGTACAGCCTCCGGTGGGCGGATGCTCCTTCTGTGGCTGGCATACCAGCTGGCCAACTGGGCCGCGGCGTATGCCCTTGGTAACCTGTCCTTCGGCAGCAGGTTGGAGGAGCAGCCGCAGCTGGTCGCGTTCTGGGCGCCATTCCTCTTGCAGCATCTCGGCGGCCCGGACAACATTAGCGCCTACTCCCTCGAGGACAATGTGCTGTCAGGGCGGCAAGCACTCAATGCCTTCGTGCAGGTCGGGGGAGCCATTTATGTCGTGTACAAGCACATATACCTTGGCGGTGGCGACAGAGCTTTGCTTCGGGCATCCATCATCATTCTCGCCGTCGGTGTTGCCAAGTATGTGGAGAGGGTGTTCGCACTACGGCGAGGCAACTTGGGCAACATCCGGAGCTCAAACAAGAAGAAGAAACTAAGCAGATTCACTGATGTCTCGGGCTCCAGAAAGGGAACTGTGCTGGACAATGAGCAAGCCCTGATGGTTGCCCACAACATGTTCCCGTTCTGCCAGCGTGCAATGACTGATTCTTCTGTCAACATGGATTCACCTGAACTTGATGCAAGCAGAGAAATGTTCTCTTTTGGGTGGGAGAGTATGTGCAAGGTGGTGGAGATGGAGCTTTCTCTCATGTACGACATCCTCTACACCAAGGCAGCCATGGTCCACACCTGGGGCGGCTACTTGATCCGTTTTCTTTCGCCAATCGCCACCGTCACGGCATTTGTTCTGTTTCTGTTCTACAGCAAAGACGGCCAGAGGAGAGAAGATCTGGTCATTACCTACACCTTGCTGGCAGCTACCTTCATCCTGGACGTGAGATGGCTGTTTGGGGCAGTTGGGTCTACCTGGATGCACATGTTCCTGCAGGCTAGGCCACGGTGCTGGCTTCACCACAATGTTTTGTGCTCTGGGTCTGGGATATGGCGTCGCCTCCGCCGTGTCATCGTGTCTCTGCACCGTGGCCGGCTAGCCTTTCTCATGGCGCCGAGCAGCTACAGAATGTGGTCGGGCACCATTGGGCAGTACAGCCTGCTGCACGAGTGCACTCGTACCTGTGACACGACAACTCTGTGCGGGAGAGCAGCCAAGAAAATTGGATTGGAAGAGGGTTGGAACGAACACCGGCACTCTGAGTCTGAAGGTCTTAAGCTTTCAGAAGATGTCAAGAGGTTGGTGTTCGAACGTGTACGGAAGATACTCAAGTCAACATACGAGGTCGACAAGGATGAGGAGGCTGCATATTCCATGAATGACGTTACGACATTCTGGGGTCAGGCGGCAGCCAAGAGGCGCCGGAGGAAACTGCAGAGATTCCGGCTGGCATTTGGCCGTGAGTTCCAGGAGGACATCCTTGTGTGGCACATCGCCACGCAAGTTTTCCTCACGAGTGATGATGGCAAGTTGTATGCAGAGACGAAACATGCCAAGGCGATCAAGGCGCTGTCAGAGTACCTCATGTTCCTCGTCGCCGTGCGCCGGCACATGCTACCGGGCCTTGTTCTCCGCAGCCTGTACGAAGTAACCAAGGAGTCCTTGCAGGATGTATGGCGTGATGAGGTTGGGACCAGTTCCATTCAAGGTTCCGGTTCGACGGCGAGCGGCAGAGAAGAGAAGCTTGCCAGAATCCTCCGTGACAAGAAGGACGCAGACAGCGAGTGGGGTCTGGAGCATGATAAAACTCGTCTGGTCTCCGACGGAGCTAATATTGCCATGGTGCTGCTCAGTGCCGATGAGTCAGAGATGCCAGAACTGCTGGAGCTCATCTTCAACGTGTGGGTGGACAAGCTGCTGTATGCGGGCACCCGATGCAGCCGGGAATCCCATGCCAGGCAGCTCAGCCGTGGTGGTGAGCTCACGACCATCGTGTGGATTTTGGCAGAACATGCTGGCCCATTTCAGATCGGCCAACGCGGCCCAGATAATAAAAAACAGGAACCttgtccgccaccgccgccgccactgccgccgctACCCATGTATACGCCGGAGAGACCGCCATGGTGGAGCATAGTGAttccgccaccgccacctccaccgccGATGGTCGAACAACCCAAAAAGGAGGAACCTCATCCACCGCCGGCGCCGATGGAAAGCAAACAGAAACCATATCCGCCACGGCCGCATCGTGAGAGGAGAAGGTATGCTACGCTATATCCAGTGGACTGA